From a single Methanothermobacter sp. genomic region:
- the otsB gene encoding trehalose-phosphatase, whose product MPEYLFEFLHELEYLKNPSRTAIITDIDGTISEIAPTPSEARVDEEMREVLRRISERYSLLAFISGRPVHEALRMVGVQDAIYVGNHGLEYIINGRYKRFREVEEYIPIIRKCALKLKEKSPDENIIFEDKGICYSIHYRQCTDPELTEKRIMDILREMSESRGIRVDHGRMLVELKPPVEYNKGFIVRKIIEESDVSSAVYLGDDVTDADAFRELRKLESERKIKTASIIVLSKEIPDEIKDSASFYVSGVPEVLRFLKWLLK is encoded by the coding sequence ATGCCTGAGTATTTATTTGAGTTTCTTCATGAACTTGAATACCTGAAGAATCCCAGCAGGACAGCTATAATCACTGATATCGACGGTACAATAAGTGAAATAGCACCAACACCCTCTGAAGCCCGCGTAGATGAAGAGATGAGGGAAGTTCTCAGGAGAATCTCAGAACGCTACAGTTTACTTGCTTTTATAAGTGGAAGGCCTGTGCATGAGGCGCTCAGGATGGTGGGGGTCCAGGATGCAATATATGTTGGAAACCATGGCCTTGAGTACATTATAAATGGGAGGTATAAACGCTTCAGAGAGGTTGAGGAGTACATTCCCATCATCAGAAAATGTGCCCTTAAACTCAAGGAGAAATCCCCCGATGAGAATATCATATTTGAGGATAAGGGTATCTGTTATTCCATACATTACAGGCAGTGCACTGATCCTGAACTGACAGAGAAAAGGATAATGGATATCCTCAGGGAGATGTCTGAATCCAGAGGAATACGTGTGGATCACGGGAGAATGCTTGTTGAGCTCAAACCCCCGGTGGAGTACAACAAGGGCTTCATAGTCCGGAAAATCATAGAGGAATCAGACGTATCATCTGCAGTGTACCTTGGAGACGACGTCACCGATGCCGATGCCTTCAGGGAACTCAGAAAACTAGAATCTGAAAGAAAAATCAAAACTGCATCTATAATTGTGCTCTCAAAGGAGATACCCGATGAAATAAAGGATTCAGCCTCTTTTTATGTGTCAGGAGTCCCAGAGGTCCTCAGATTTCTTAAGTGGCTCTTAAAATAG